In Hemicordylus capensis ecotype Gifberg chromosome 3, rHemCap1.1.pri, whole genome shotgun sequence, one DNA window encodes the following:
- the LOC128351976 gene encoding uncharacterized protein LOC128351976 isoform X1, with amino-acid sequence MGPKKAPVKKAPVKKGGKAPAKKGGKPTRPPKRPNAPAESSSDDEGDLELGAIRAFIARLQALERQRTTLEGDEAGGGPSGVPPHAKKSNRAEKKAKLMQGFADRLAALEAAAGTAHEEPAGITTQPADSGPGDGRDDNDAALPEAGTWSRQGARAGARMVVEPWDVEAFRAIQASIAPRTRVAYDKRVRAFLQFRAQVGLVHVWPVPPEQLMQYLVHLRAQGLAVSTMAGHLAALAFFGKARGLPDHSGNFRVRRMLEGWARETPVQPDRRRPVTPEALQLALRQLAGVCASPYEEVLFRAAALVAFFGAFRVGEMFPRSRRGPTSRVLQFSDLTVGASRVVLHLRFSKTDQRGKGQSVALHAAGDPGLCPVRALEDYTEARGSAMGCLFIHANGRHVTQFQFWAVMRRAFVAAGVPTQDLAPHSFRIGAASMAARMGYSGPEIRRLGRWRSAAYRRYVR; translated from the exons ATGGGCCCTAAGAAAGCCCCAGTTAAGAAAGCCCCAGTTAAAAAGGGTGGGAAGGCTCCAGCCAAGAAGGGTGGCAAGCCAACGCGGCCACCTAAGAGGCCAAACGCACCCGCCGAATCCTCCTCCGACGATGAGGGCGATTTGGAACTGGGCGCCATCAGGGCGTTTATAGCACGGCTGCAGGCCCTTGAGAGGCAGCGCACCACTCTAGAGGGCGACGAGGCGGGCGGGGGGCCTTCGGGGGTGCCTCCACATGCAAAAAAGTCAAACAGGGCggaaaagaaggcaaaactaatgcagggctttgctgaccgtctagcagctttggaggcggcggcgggaactGCCCACGAGGAACCAGCGGGGATCACGACACAACCGGCGGACTCAGGACCAGGAGACGGCAGGGACGACAATG ATGCAGCGCTTCCGGAAGCTGGCACCTGGAGCCGCCAAGGAGCCCGAGCAGGTGCCCGAATGGTTGTGGAACCTTGGGATGTAGAGGCGTTTAGGGCCATCCAAGCCTCCATAGCGCCCAGGACACGGGTTGCCTACGACAAAAGGGTCAGGGCCTTTCTGCAGTTTAGAGCTCAGGTAGGATTGGTCCATGTGTGGCCTGTGCCGCCGGAACAGCTGATGCAGTACCTGGTGCACCTCCGTGCCCAGGGGCTGGCGGTGAGCACCATGGCCGGCCATTTGGCTGCGCTggctttctttgggaaagcaaggGGCCTCCCCGACCATTCTGGGAACTTCAGGGTCCggcgcatgctggagggctgggcgagGGAGACGCCCGTGCAACCTGACCGACGTAGGCCGGTCACCCCAGAGGCGCTGCAGCTGGCACTGCGGCAACTTGCCGGGGTTTGTGCGTCTCCTTATGAGGAGGTCCTGTTCAGGGCGGCAGCCTTGGTTGCTTTCTTCGGGGCCTTTAGGGTTGGAGAGATGTTCCCCAGGAGCAGGCGTGGCCCCACGAGTAGGGTACTTCAATTCAGTGACCTCACCGTGGGTGCTTCCCGGGTGGTACTGCACCTtaggttttcaaaaacagatcagagaggcaaggggcagAGTGTCGCGCTGCATGCCGCTGGCGACCCGGGCTTGTGCCCAGTCCGTGCACTGGAGGACTACACGGAGGCCAGGGGTTCAGCTATGGGGTGCCTCTTTATCCACGCTAATGGGCGCCACGTGACCCAATTCCAGTTTTGGGCGGTGATGAGGAGAGCCTttgtggcggcgggggtgccTACCCAGGATCTGGCCCCCCACTCCTTTCGGATTGGGGCGGCTTCCATGGCTGCTCGGATGGGTTATTCGGGCCCGGAAATCCGGcggctgggcaggtggcggtcAGCGGCTTACCGCCGATACGTGCGGTAG